CAGTAGTGAACTGTGGCGCTGCCGGTCCGGCAGGGCGCGCAGCGAAGTCTCGAACCGGTGCAGCCACTCGCCGTAGTCGCCAATCCGTTGGATGGAGCAACCGGCGTCATTGAGCCAGTCGACGAACTCGTCCAACCCGATGCCGTCGTCGTAGGGGTTCATCACGTGATAGGTGTGGAACCCTTCGCCGCTTTGGGTGCCTAGCACCGAGATTGCCTCGGCGATGAATTCGACAGGCAGACCGTCATAGTGGGCGCGTTGCCGGTGGCCGGCGGTGTCTTGCTGGTAGAAGGAATCCGGCGCGATACCGGTGGCCGCCAGGCTCAGCATCAGCCGGGTGAACATGTCCGGCACGTTGAGCTGACCGGCATAGGTGGTGTCGGCCAGGATCATGTCGCAGCGGAACACCGCGACCGGCAGCCCGCACAGCTCGTGGGCCTCGCGCAACAGCACTTCTCCGGCCCACTTGCTGTTCGCATAGCCGTTGGCGTAGCTGTCGTCGACGTTGCGGGTAGCGCTGACGACCCGGATGTCGGCGTCCTCGGTGAAGGCCGCCGGCGGGATCTGGTCGCCCACCGCGATCGTCGAGGTGTAGATGTATGGCTTGCGCTTGCCGGTCAGTGCCAGCCGAAGCAACTCGGCGGTGCCCAGTGCGTTGGGGCCGAACAGCTGGCGGTACGGCAGCACGTGGTTGACCAGGGCCGCGGGGTCGACGATCAAGTCGACTGTGTCGGCCAGCCGCTGCCACGTCGGGCGGTCCAGGCCTAGGTCGGCATCGCCCTTGTCGCCGGCGATCACCTCGAGGTGATCGGATGCCAGGTCTTGGTAGTGCCGCAGCAGCTCCGGATCGCCGCTGTCGAACGTCTTGTCCAGCCGGGCCCGCGCTTGGGCGTCGGACTTGGCCCGGACCAGGCAGATCAGCTTGCCGTCGACCAGGTCCATGCGCTCGAGCCATTCCAGCGCCAGGTAGCGACCCAAGAAGCCGGTGGCGCCGGTCAGGAGCACGGTGCGCACCTGGCCGTTCGGGGCCGGCAGGTTCGGGGCTGCCGCCAGGGTGGCGGCGTCGATGAACTTGTCCAGGGTGAGGTCGCTCGCGTGCACCTGGGTAGCCGGTTGCTCGCGGGGCCCGTGTACCGAGGCGAAGGTGGGCCGCTGGGCGCCGGGTGTGCGCGCCGCCTCGATGTAGCCGGCCAGGGCCTGCAGGTCGGTTGCCGGGCTGACGATGACGCCCACCGGCACGTCTACGCCGAAGATCTCATGCAGCAGGTTGGCCAACGACAGCGCGGAGAGCGAGTCGCCGCCCAGGTCGGTGAAGTGGGCGTTCGGCCGCACATCGCCAGCCCCGGAGCCCAGCAGCGCCCCCGCGGCGCGACACAGCGTCTCGAGCACCGGCCCATCGGCACCGCTTTGTCGCAGCTCGCGTAGCTCGTTGGCCTGGCCGTCGGCCAGCTTGGCGTAGAGCTCTTCCAGGCGCTGGCCGTAGTGCTTCTTCAACTGCGGGCGCGCCAGCTTGCGGATGCCGGTGAGCAGGCCGTTCTCCAGGGCGAACGGCGTGGTCTCGATGATGAAGTCGCGCGGGATCTCGTAGGTCTGCAGGCCGGACGCCTTGGCGACCTCCTGCAGGGAATCGCTGAGCAGCGGCTTGAGCCCGGCGAGGCTATGGCGAAACAGCGCATCTTCGGTGGGAACGATCACCGCGAGCAGGTAGGCCCGGGCGCTGTTGCCGTAGATGAAGATCTGCCGGATCAGCGGGCTGTCGCCGAAAATCGTCTCCAGCTTCGACACGGCGACGAATTCGCCCTGGGAGAGCTTCAGCACGTTGTTGCGACGGTCGAGGTAGACGAACTGGTCGGGGCCGACCTCGGCCACGACGTCACCGGTCCGGTAGAAGCCGTCGGCGTCGAAGACTTCGGCGGTGACTTCCGGGCGCTTGTAGTAGCCCGGGAACAAGCTCTGCGTCTTGACCAGCAGCTCGCCCCGGGGATGGGGCCGGTCGGTGCGGAAGTAGCCCAGGTCGGGCACGTCGACCAGCTTGTAGTCGATCACTGAGGGGCGCCGCACGATGCCGTCCATCAGAATCATGCCGGCCTCGGTGGAGCCGTAACCCTCCAGCAGATGCACATCCCCCAGCAGCGTCTCGACCCACGTCTTCATTTCGTCGGAGATGGGCGCGGAGCCGGTCAGCGCCGCGACGAAACGCCCGCCGAGCAGGTTGGTTCGCAGCTCGGCCCGCACCTGTTCTTCCAACGCCGCGCGGTCGCCGCCGTCCACCAAACGCCGGTCGACCTCGCTCTGGAACTCGGCGAACACCATGTCCCAAATGCGCGGCACGAAACTCAATTCGGTGGGCCGCACCGCGGCGAGGTCCTCGAACAGGGTCGACAGGTCGCTCTTGGCGACGAAGTACGCGGTGCCACCGTTGGAGAGCGTCCCGTACAGCATCTGCCGGCCCATGACGTGACTCATCGGCATGAAGTTGAGCGTGATCGATGGGTAGCTGGTCGGCTCGAACCAGGCACTCGACTTGCGCCAGAAGTTCATCAATCGGGTCTGGC
The nucleotide sequence above comes from Mycobacterium decipiens. Encoded proteins:
- the car gene encoding carboxylic acid reductase gives rise to the protein MSINNRAERLARRVADLFANDTQFAAAKPNEAITQAIDQAGVTPAQIIRMVMQGYADRPALGRRAIHFVTDPATGRTTAELLPEFEMLTYRELWDRTGAFANALSAEPAVRPGDRVCVLGFNSVDYAMIDIALVRLGAVSVPLQTSAPVSGLRPIVAETEPTVLAASIDNLGDAVELVRTGHAPARLVVFDYHPEVDAHRDAVEAARARLAGAVIIETLAEVLERGKTLPATPIADPADDTLALLIYTSGSTGAPKGAMYRQTRLMNFWRKSSAWFEPTSYPSITLNFMPMSHVMGRQMLYGTLSNGGTAYFVAKSDLSTLFEDLAAVRPTELSFVPRIWDMVFAEFQSEVDRRLVDGGDRAALEEQVRAELRTNLLGGRFVAALTGSAPISDEMKTWVETLLGDVHLLEGYGSTEAGMILMDGIVRRPSVIDYKLVDVPDLGYFRTDRPHPRGELLVKTQSLFPGYYKRPEVTAEVFDADGFYRTGDVVAEVGPDQFVYLDRRNNVLKLSQGEFVAVSKLETIFGDSPLIRQIFIYGNSARAYLLAVIVPTEDALFRHSLAGLKPLLSDSLQEVAKASGLQTYEIPRDFIIETTPFALENGLLTGIRKLARPQLKKHYGQRLEELYAKLADGQANELRELRQSGADGPVLETLCRAAGALLGSGAGDVRPNAHFTDLGGDSLSALSLANLLHEIFGVDVPVGVIVSPATDLQALAGYIEAARTPGAQRPTFASVHGPREQPATQVHASDLTLDKFIDAATLAAAPNLPAPNGQVRTVLLTGATGFLGRYLALEWLERMDLVDGKLICLVRAKSDAQARARLDKTFDSGDPELLRHYQDLASDHLEVIAGDKGDADLGLDRPTWQRLADTVDLIVDPAALVNHVLPYRQLFGPNALGTAELLRLALTGKRKPYIYTSTIAVGDQIPPAAFTEDADIRVVSATRNVDDSYANGYANSKWAGEVLLREAHELCGLPVAVFRCDMILADTTYAGQLNVPDMFTRLMLSLAATGIAPDSFYQQDTAGHRQRAHYDGLPVEFIAEAISVLGTQSGEGFHTYHVMNPYDDGIGLDEFVDWLNDAGCSIQRIGDYGEWLHRFETSLRALPDRQRHSSLLPLLHNYRQPDQPVCGSTAPTDRFRAAVQEAKIGPDKDIPHICAPIIAKYVSDLRLLGLL